One part of the candidate division WOR-3 bacterium genome encodes these proteins:
- a CDS encoding Hsp20/alpha crystallin family protein: MADKFIKRWDPFRELVSLREDMDRLFNAFFGKPLAEESEGVWIPVIDIEEDNENFIVSAELPGLKKEDVKISVRGNLLTISGERKQETETKNKTYHRVERMYGKFARTISLPSEVDVNKIKAVYKDGVLHITLPKPETMKPKEIEVEIK, from the coding sequence ATGGCAGATAAATTTATTAAAAGATGGGATCCTTTCAGGGAATTGGTTTCATTAAGAGAGGATATGGATAGGCTATTTAATGCATTCTTTGGTAAACCACTTGCTGAGGAATCAGAAGGAGTTTGGATTCCAGTGATTGATATTGAGGAAGATAACGAAAATTTCATTGTCAGTGCCGAACTACCTGGCTTGAAAAAAGAGGATGTAAAGATTTCTGTTCGGGGCAACTTATTGACCATTTCCGGGGAAAGAAAACAGGAGACTGAGACTAAAAACAAGACCTATCATAGAGTTGAAAGAATGTACGGAAAATTCGCAAGGACGATATCGTTACCGAGTGAAGTTGATGTGAATAAAATAAAGGCGGTATATAAGGATGGCGTGCTACATATAACACTACCCAAACCCGAAACAATGAAACCGAAAGAAATTGAAGTTGAGATAAAATAG
- a CDS encoding DegQ family serine endoprotease — protein MEGKISLRGVGIIAGVSAIVAFLFGLIISTGIPVISNKTEASQGTVGLNPIITEQGESPFTKVAEMVSPAVVNISAEKTVKTGIEDFEWNFRGPFEDFFRDFFRNFPRGESKTTTLGSGFIISEDGYIVTNHHVIKNANNIIIRLTNKKEYKGKDVKIIGSDSRTDVALLKIETKEKFPYLNFGDSDKIKVGDWVMAVGNPFNLEGTVTVGVISAKGRSHIPLSEGPDLQNFLQTDAAINPGNSGGPLLNLKGEVIGINTAITSTSGGNIGIGFAIPINLAKNIIEELKTKGKVTRGYLGVYLEELTEDMKNALDLKSLDGVLVNEVIANSPADNAGIKEGDVIIEYDGQKVTDVQSFRIMVASTTPGKSVKLRLIRNGKEMEIKVKIGEMKEEVVAKSGEEHETKLGLQVVDIDSPDAKMYNISAKKGVVVTSVESNSPAGDAGIQVGDVILGIGNKDIKNIADFKNAVQNLRKGKPVIFQVQRGERKRYVAVTP, from the coding sequence ATGGAAGGCAAAATTTCATTAAGGGGTGTGGGTATCATTGCTGGGGTGTCAGCAATTGTCGCCTTCTTGTTCGGATTGATTATAAGTACTGGGATTCCTGTTATTTCAAACAAAACCGAAGCAAGTCAGGGCACGGTTGGATTAAATCCAATCATCACCGAACAAGGAGAGAGTCCGTTTACCAAAGTGGCAGAAATGGTTTCACCTGCAGTTGTAAATATCTCGGCTGAAAAAACTGTTAAAACAGGTATAGAAGACTTTGAATGGAATTTCCGTGGTCCATTTGAAGACTTCTTCCGTGACTTCTTCAGAAATTTTCCACGCGGTGAGAGCAAGACTACAACCCTTGGTTCTGGCTTTATCATCTCCGAAGATGGTTATATCGTAACAAATCACCATGTTATAAAGAATGCAAATAATATTATAATCCGTCTTACCAATAAGAAAGAATATAAAGGTAAGGATGTCAAAATAATCGGTTCTGACTCCCGAACAGATGTTGCGTTGTTAAAGATAGAAACAAAAGAAAAATTTCCTTATTTAAATTTTGGCGACTCTGATAAGATAAAGGTTGGTGACTGGGTAATGGCTGTTGGCAATCCTTTTAATCTTGAAGGAACGGTTACTGTCGGCGTGATATCAGCAAAGGGCAGAAGTCATATCCCATTAAGTGAAGGTCCTGATTTACAAAATTTTTTGCAGACCGATGCGGCGATAAATCCCGGTAATTCAGGGGGACCATTATTAAATCTTAAAGGTGAAGTAATAGGCATTAATACAGCAATTACATCAACGAGTGGCGGCAATATCGGAATTGGATTTGCCATACCAATAAATCTTGCAAAGAATATTATTGAAGAACTGAAGACGAAAGGCAAGGTCACAAGAGGTTATCTTGGTGTCTATCTTGAGGAACTGACAGAGGATATGAAAAACGCATTGGACCTTAAATCTCTTGATGGTGTTCTGGTAAATGAAGTTATTGCTAATTCACCTGCAGATAATGCTGGAATAAAAGAAGGTGATGTGATTATTGAATACGATGGACAGAAGGTGACTGATGTTCAGTCATTCAGGATAATGGTTGCATCAACAACACCGGGTAAGAGCGTAAAATTAAGATTGATAAGAAATGGTAAAGAAATGGAGATAAAGGTGAAGATCGGTGAAATGAAAGAAGAGGTTGTTGCAAAGAGTGGTGAAGAACACGAAACCAAACTCGGTTTGCAGGTTGTGGATATTGACAGCCCTGATGCAAAAATGTATAATATCAGCGCTAAGAAAGGGGTTGTTGTGACGAGTGTGGAATCTAATTCTCCGGCAGGAGATGCTGGAATACAGGTTGGAGATGTTATCCTCGGGATTGGAAATAAAGATATTAAAAATATTGCTGATTTTAAAAATGCAGTACAGAATTTAAGAAAAGGTAAGCCGGTGATATTTCAAGTTCAACGTGGTGAGAGAAAGAGATATGTGGCAGTGACACCATAG